CTAAATATGAATATGTTAGTATTATTCTTCTCAAACTTTATCTTAACATTGCAtggaatatattattatcattaagtgattttaaaataatatgttttagaAACAAACATCACGCAAGTTGAATTGAAATTCCAACCCCACTAATTGCCCAACCTTTTTGACTTTTtctcaattataaaaaaaaaatatattattcctTCAACACTAAAGAATAAATTATAGTAATTCTTCCAAAAAGACAAAATCATGACGAATctcaataattaaattaaattacaaataaaGATAAGGaatattcttctatttttcaagtaaagtaaaagTATAGTCAAACTTGAAAATTTCTAAACCATCTCGATTGTCGTATTAAATAAAAAGTAGTCAAAATTTCCCAAATTTACATGCACACCCCTCAACTCCCACCAAACTATTGACTTTTCTAATCTTTAAGTCTTCTCAAATGTCAGTTCCACCCCTCCACTATCTCGAAATTACAAAAAAAGCCCCTAAATCTCTAACCCTAATCGTTCTCCATTTTTCTGTCCTGTTAACTCAAAAGCCATCATTCTCTCGCCGGAACTTCCAACTCCAGCGCTGGCGCTGGGGACGTTGCCGGAAATCGTGGTTTGAACATGACGATGTTCTCCGCCGTAAGTCACAATAAGCATTCCTGGATCGTCGGTGGCTCTCTCTACGTGCTTTCTCGCCGGACATCCTCTTACACTACTGCATCGGTAATATCCcctgaaaattgaaaaaaaaatgaagtttagTTTCAGATCTGAAAGTTTCATTCGTAAAAAACTGAACCGTGATGATTGATGATGGTGTTTGTGTAATTACCTTGGGTATGGTGAACCTTTGATCGGCTTTTGACCGTACTTTCTCCATGAGTATTCATCTGCCGGAATATCAGCGGTTTTTGAACTGATCGCCGGAACTCTGATCACTTTTTTTACTCGAGATTTCCtgttagaaataaataaaaacagatTAGAAAGTCTGAATTTACATCGGAGAGGCAAAAATGTGTTAAGAGATTATGAAGAGACTACCAACCTCTTTTTGCAGTGACACTTGCCGGAGCTGGAGGTTCTACCGGAAAATTCATCAGATAGATCATGATCGCGACATCTTTTCCCGGCGATTGGCGGCTTCCCGGAGGAAACAGGCGGACGAGGAGGTAAGTTCATAGACGAAAACACTTTCCCGTTTGATACACTTCCTTCACCTGTAATCGTCGACATAAACGACGACGATGTCGTCGAACTCGCCACCGGAACAGCTTCACATCCAATAGATTTACCAACTTTCCGTTTCGTAAAATCAAGAGTCAACTCCTTCGATTGATACTTCTCAACCGGAACATTCACCGGCGCTTTCACCGCCGGTACTGTTTCCTCCGCCGGCGTTGTCAACGGAGATAGAGTAAGAGCCGTACATGAATCATCAGTAACCTGAACCGGACTACGTCTAAACCGGGCATGACCGGTCCGGTTCAAAATAGAAATAACCTTCCTAAAATTGTTAACAGTATAATCAGTTATCTCTCTACAATCCGGCTGAACCGTTTGGTTTTGCTGTTGTTGAAATGAAACGAACCGGATtaaattatccattgattttaAACCGGCTGAAGCAGCTTCTTGTAAAGCTAACTGTTctttcatatttgtataatttaataACTCTACAGccatttttgttgttgtttgattTGCAGAGATGatgagaagaagatgaagaagaagaagggtatATATAGGTAGAAAAGGATGACC
This genomic stretch from Solanum stenotomum isolate F172 chromosome 10, ASM1918654v1, whole genome shotgun sequence harbors:
- the LOC125842465 gene encoding probable WRKY transcription factor 11, coding for MAVELLNYTNMKEQLALQEAASAGLKSMDNLIRFVSFQQQQNQTVQPDCREITDYTVNNFRKVISILNRTGHARFRRSPVQVTDDSCTALTLSPLTTPAEETVPAVKAPVNVPVEKYQSKELTLDFTKRKVGKSIGCEAVPVASSTTSSSFMSTITGEGSVSNGKVFSSMNLPPRPPVSSGKPPIAGKRCRDHDLSDEFSGRTSSSGKCHCKKRKSRVKKVIRVPAISSKTADIPADEYSWRKYGQKPIKGSPYPRGYYRCSSVRGCPARKHVERATDDPGMLIVTYGGEHRHVQTTISGNVPSASAGVGSSGERMMAFELTGQKNGERLGLEI